A single Natrinema pellirubrum DSM 15624 DNA region contains:
- the mvk gene encoding mevalonate kinase produces MTLSSAPGKVYLFGEHAVVYGEPAVPCAIERRARVEVQQRDDGRLRVNAEDLSLNGFTVEYGATADARPDVDVPESLVTAATQYVDGAIEQVREVTGAEEAGFDVTIESDIPLGAGLGSSAAVVVAAIDAATRELGVTLDRDELADRAYRTESQVQDGQASRADTFCSATGGAVRVEGDDCRSLEAPELPIVIGFDGGAGDTGQLVAGVRDLREEYDFAAHTVEAIGDVVRNGEDALADGDVEEIGRLMDFNHGLLSALGVSSRSLDTMVWAARDAGAHGAKLTGAGGGGCIVALDPTEETETALSFTPGCEDAFRAELAETGVKRVE; encoded by the coding sequence ATGACACTCTCGAGCGCTCCCGGCAAGGTGTACCTCTTCGGGGAGCATGCGGTGGTGTACGGCGAGCCCGCTGTCCCGTGTGCAATCGAGCGGCGGGCCCGTGTCGAAGTCCAGCAACGGGATGACGGACGGCTCCGGGTCAACGCGGAGGATCTGAGCCTGAACGGCTTCACCGTCGAGTACGGGGCGACGGCCGACGCTCGCCCCGACGTGGATGTCCCCGAATCGCTGGTGACGGCGGCGACCCAGTACGTCGACGGCGCGATCGAACAGGTCCGCGAGGTCACCGGTGCGGAAGAGGCCGGCTTCGACGTGACCATCGAGAGCGACATCCCGCTCGGGGCGGGCCTGGGGTCCTCTGCGGCGGTCGTCGTCGCCGCCATCGACGCGGCCACTCGAGAACTCGGCGTCACCTTGGATCGCGACGAACTCGCCGACCGGGCCTATCGAACGGAGTCACAGGTTCAGGACGGCCAGGCCTCCCGCGCCGACACGTTCTGCTCGGCGACCGGCGGCGCGGTCCGGGTCGAGGGCGACGACTGTCGCTCGCTCGAGGCACCGGAACTCCCGATCGTGATCGGGTTCGACGGCGGCGCGGGCGATACCGGCCAACTGGTCGCGGGCGTTCGCGACCTACGCGAGGAGTACGACTTCGCGGCCCACACGGTCGAAGCGATCGGTGACGTGGTTCGCAACGGCGAGGACGCGCTCGCCGACGGCGATGTCGAGGAGATCGGCCGGCTGATGGACTTCAACCACGGCCTGCTCTCCGCGCTGGGGGTCTCCTCGCGTTCGCTGGACACGATGGTCTGGGCGGCCCGCGACGCGGGCGCTCACGGCGCGAAGCTGACCGGTGCCGGCGGCGGGGGCTGTATCGTCGCGCTCGATCCCACCGAGGAGACCGAGACGGCCCTCTCGTTCACGCCGGGCTGTGAGGACGCCTTCCGCGCCGAACTGGCCGAAACCGGGGTGAAGCGGGTCGAATGA
- a CDS encoding 50S ribosomal protein L13: MSLAEFDADTVVDAQDCILGRVASEVAQRALDGESVAIINAEDAVITGDKEDIFETYRTRLQMGSDSGPYYPRRPDTIFKRSVRGMLPYKKPRGREALDSVRVYVGNPYEHDDDHESTVLEGTSLDRLSNIRFVHLHEVSEQLGANVTW, from the coding sequence ATGAGTCTCGCAGAGTTCGACGCCGATACCGTCGTCGATGCCCAGGACTGCATCCTCGGTCGCGTCGCCAGCGAGGTCGCCCAGCGCGCGCTGGACGGCGAGAGCGTCGCGATCATCAACGCCGAGGACGCCGTCATCACCGGCGACAAGGAAGACATCTTCGAGACGTACCGTACGCGACTCCAGATGGGCTCGGACAGCGGGCCCTACTACCCCCGCCGGCCGGACACGATCTTCAAGCGGTCCGTTCGCGGGATGTTGCCGTACAAGAAGCCCCGTGGTCGCGAAGCACTCGACAGCGTCCGTGTCTACGTCGGCAACCCCTACGAACACGACGACGACCACGAGTCGACGGTTCTCGAGGGTACGTCGCTGGACCGTCTGTCGAACATCCGCTTCGTCCACCTGCACGAAGTGTCCGAACAGTTAGGTGCTAACGTCACATGGTAA
- a CDS encoding 30S ribosomal protein S4 has product MPLGTDTKQYETPNHPYQGERIASEHSLIDRYGLKNKEELWRAQSELRSYRREARELLGQAQGDEVVQRRSEEFLGRLKRVGILDEADELGDILSLEIEDILERRLQTVVYRKGLANTTQQARQYITHGHIVVDGQRHRVPSYVVDVDEEELVAFEENSPLADELHPERAEGQ; this is encoded by the coding sequence ATGCCACTCGGCACTGACACCAAACAATACGAGACGCCGAACCACCCCTACCAGGGTGAACGCATCGCCAGCGAACACTCGCTGATCGACCGCTACGGCCTCAAGAACAAGGAAGAACTCTGGCGCGCCCAATCCGAGCTTCGCTCCTACCGGCGCGAGGCCCGGGAACTGCTCGGTCAGGCCCAGGGCGACGAGGTCGTCCAACGGCGCTCCGAGGAGTTCCTCGGTCGGCTCAAACGCGTCGGCATCCTCGACGAGGCCGACGAACTCGGCGACATTCTGTCGCTCGAGATCGAGGACATCCTCGAGCGCCGTCTCCAGACGGTCGTCTACCGCAAGGGGCTGGCGAACACGACCCAGCAGGCACGCCAGTACATCACCCACGGCCACATCGTGGTCGACGGGCAGCGTCACCGCGTCCCCTCCTACGTCGTCGACGTCGACGAGGAGGAGCTGGTGGCCTTCGAGGAGAACAGCCCGCTCGCGGACGAACTCCACCCCGAACGCGCGGAGGGCCAGTAA
- a CDS encoding 30S ribosomal protein S11, whose protein sequence is MSQDDEKWGIAHVHASFNNTVMTVTDLTGAETIAKSSGGTAVKQNRDEASPYAAMQMAESVAEEVKAAGITGLHVRVRGPGGNLQKSPGPGAQATIRALARSGIEIGRIEDVTPIPHDGSRAPKGKGGY, encoded by the coding sequence ATGAGTCAGGACGACGAAAAGTGGGGTATCGCCCACGTGCATGCATCGTTCAACAACACCGTCATGACCGTGACCGACCTCACGGGCGCGGAGACGATCGCCAAGTCCTCCGGTGGGACGGCGGTCAAGCAGAACCGCGACGAGGCGTCGCCGTACGCGGCCATGCAGATGGCCGAGTCCGTCGCCGAGGAGGTCAAGGCCGCGGGCATCACCGGACTCCACGTGCGAGTCCGTGGCCCCGGTGGCAACCTCCAGAAGTCCCCCGGTCCCGGCGCGCAGGCGACGATCCGCGCGCTGGCCCGCTCGGGCATCGAGATCGGGCGCATCGAGGACGTCACGCCGATCCCACACGACGGATCGCGCGCTCCGAAAGGCAAGGGCGGCTACTAG
- a CDS encoding DNA-directed RNA polymerase subunit N produces MMVPVRCFTCGNVVGEHWEEFDERANEGDEDPEKVLDELGVDRYCCRRMLVSHEDLVDVVSPYQ; encoded by the coding sequence ATGATGGTACCGGTCCGGTGTTTCACCTGTGGTAACGTCGTCGGCGAACACTGGGAGGAGTTCGACGAGCGGGCCAACGAGGGCGACGAGGACCCCGAAAAGGTCCTCGACGAACTCGGTGTCGACCGCTACTGCTGTCGGCGCATGCTCGTCAGTCACGAGGACCTCGTCGACGTCGTCTCCCCGTACCAGTAA
- the eno gene encoding phosphopyruvate hydratase — translation MTLITDVRLRRILDSRGNPTVEADVLTESGGFGRAAAPSGASTGEYEAVERPPGEAIAAAREHAVPRLVGEVYAGNQRDVDAALHAADGTDDFSEIGANSAVAISMAAAKAGADVLGAPLFQHLGGTFRGDNFPIPLGNVVGGGEHAADATDIQEFLAAPVGAPSVADAVFANAAVHGTVADLLEERDVPCGKGDEGAWAPSIDDGEAFEIVAEAVSRVQDEVGFNVGFGLDVAGAELYDADSGTYEYSDRSRDTEEQIAYIADLVEEYDLVYVEDPLDEDDYDAFADLTDEVGDQTLICGDDLFVTNTDRLVEGIDRGAANSILIKPNQIGTLSDAVDAIELARRNGYDSVVSHRSGETEDATIAHLAVATDAPYIKTGAVGGERTAKLNELIRIADDAT, via the coding sequence ATGACGCTGATCACCGACGTTCGGCTGCGTCGCATCCTCGACTCGCGGGGCAACCCGACGGTCGAGGCCGACGTTCTGACCGAAAGCGGCGGCTTCGGCCGCGCCGCGGCACCGAGCGGTGCCAGTACCGGCGAGTACGAGGCCGTCGAACGGCCGCCCGGCGAAGCGATCGCCGCGGCACGGGAACACGCCGTTCCCCGACTGGTCGGCGAGGTCTACGCGGGCAACCAGCGCGACGTCGACGCCGCGCTCCATGCCGCCGACGGGACCGACGACTTCTCGGAGATCGGTGCCAATAGCGCGGTCGCGATCTCGATGGCCGCAGCCAAGGCCGGTGCCGACGTCCTCGGTGCCCCGCTGTTCCAACATCTGGGTGGGACGTTCCGCGGCGACAACTTCCCGATCCCGCTCGGGAACGTCGTCGGCGGCGGCGAACACGCTGCCGACGCGACAGACATCCAGGAGTTCCTGGCCGCACCCGTCGGTGCGCCGAGCGTCGCCGACGCCGTCTTCGCCAACGCCGCCGTTCACGGGACCGTCGCCGACCTGCTCGAGGAACGCGACGTTCCGTGTGGGAAAGGCGACGAGGGCGCGTGGGCACCGTCGATCGACGACGGCGAGGCGTTCGAGATCGTCGCCGAGGCGGTCTCCCGTGTCCAAGACGAGGTCGGCTTCAACGTCGGCTTCGGCCTCGACGTCGCCGGCGCGGAGCTGTACGATGCCGATTCCGGCACCTACGAGTACAGCGACCGGAGCCGCGACACCGAGGAACAGATCGCCTACATCGCGGACCTGGTCGAGGAGTACGACCTCGTCTACGTCGAGGATCCCCTCGACGAGGACGACTACGACGCCTTCGCCGACCTCACCGACGAGGTCGGAGACCAGACGCTGATCTGTGGCGACGACCTGTTCGTCACCAACACCGATCGGCTCGTCGAGGGCATCGATCGCGGCGCGGCAAACAGCATCCTGATCAAGCCGAACCAGATCGGGACGCTGTCCGACGCCGTCGACGCGATCGAACTCGCGAGACGGAACGGCTACGATTCGGTCGTCTCCCACCGGTCGGGCGAGACCGAAGACGCGACGATCGCACACCTCGCCGTCGCGACCGACGCCCCCTACATCAAGACGGGCGCGGTCGGCGGCGAGCGAACTGCCAAGCTCAACGAGCTCATTCGAATCGCAGACGACGCGACATGA
- a CDS encoding 50S ribosomal protein L18e, producing the protein MSSKTNPRLNDLIAELKSTSRERDADVWRDVADRLEKPRRTHAEVNLGRIERYAREEETVVVPGKVLGSGALQKNVTVAAVDFSSSAETKIDQVGESVPLEQALEANPEGSDVRVIR; encoded by the coding sequence ATGAGTAGCAAAACCAATCCGAGGCTCAACGATCTCATCGCCGAGCTGAAGTCGACGTCCCGTGAGCGGGACGCCGACGTCTGGCGAGACGTCGCGGATCGACTCGAAAAGCCCCGGCGCACCCACGCTGAGGTAAACCTGGGCCGCATCGAGCGATACGCACGCGAAGAAGAGACTGTCGTCGTTCCCGGCAAGGTGCTGGGATCGGGCGCACTACAAAAGAACGTCACCGTCGCTGCAGTCGATTTCTCTTCGTCCGCCGAGACGAAGATCGACCAGGTCGGTGAATCCGTACCGCTCGAGCAAGCGCTCGAAGCAAACCCCGAAGGCTCCGATGTCCGGGTGATTCGATGA
- the phnE gene encoding phosphonate ABC transporter, permease protein PhnE, translating to MADREPADREDAVESATAPERTAGTEPTEESGGTAPSADSVATEFDRVQQRWRRRTVGRAALLVALVAGVVATAQWLGFDLAYLYAHRENLVSILFEEMLAPDRLAAQLRADGPSLAAAALETLAIAAVGTALGLPPALCVGVLAASNVTPRLVYGPARLLLGGLRAVPSMVYALLFVVLAGLGPVAGTLAIAMGTVGDLGRLFADEMEEIDPDPVEAVRSAGAGIVATTAAARLPQVTTAYVAWTLFYLELNARKSSVLGIVGAGGIGYPLIMAFRARNYTRVMAAIVVVLALIVGVEAVANALRSGLDADRRASER from the coding sequence ATGGCTGACCGCGAACCCGCCGACCGCGAGGATGCGGTCGAATCCGCGACGGCCCCCGAACGAACGGCGGGAACAGAACCGACCGAGGAAAGCGGCGGGACCGCCCCGTCGGCGGACTCGGTCGCTACCGAGTTCGATCGCGTCCAGCAGCGGTGGCGTCGCCGAACGGTGGGCCGTGCCGCGCTGCTCGTCGCGCTCGTGGCGGGCGTCGTCGCGACCGCACAGTGGCTCGGGTTCGACCTCGCCTACCTCTACGCCCACCGGGAGAATCTCGTTTCGATCCTGTTCGAGGAGATGCTGGCCCCGGACCGGCTCGCAGCGCAGTTGCGCGCGGACGGCCCCTCGCTGGCTGCAGCGGCCCTCGAGACCCTCGCGATCGCGGCCGTCGGGACCGCGCTGGGCCTGCCGCCGGCGCTGTGCGTGGGCGTCCTCGCGGCGAGCAACGTCACGCCCCGGCTCGTCTACGGGCCGGCCCGTCTCCTTCTCGGGGGTCTCCGTGCGGTGCCGAGCATGGTGTACGCGCTGCTGTTCGTCGTCCTCGCCGGACTCGGTCCCGTCGCGGGAACCCTCGCGATTGCGATGGGGACGGTCGGCGACCTCGGCCGGCTGTTCGCTGACGAGATGGAGGAGATCGACCCCGATCCGGTCGAGGCCGTCCGGTCGGCGGGGGCCGGTATCGTCGCGACGACGGCCGCCGCCCGGCTCCCGCAGGTGACGACGGCCTACGTGGCTTGGACCCTGTTCTACCTCGAGCTCAACGCGCGGAAGAGTTCGGTACTCGGGATCGTCGGAGCGGGCGGGATCGGCTACCCGTTGATCATGGCCTTCCGAGCACGGAACTACACGCGGGTGATGGCGGCGATCGTGGTCGTTCTCGCCCTGATCGTCGGCGTCGAGGCCGTCGCGAACGCGCTCCGGAGCGGCCTCGACGCGGACCGGCGGGCGTCCGAACGGTGA
- a CDS encoding phosphate/phosphite/phosphonate ABC transporter substrate-binding protein, translating into MNRRTYLGTVAGAATAVVGGCLGGESIDGDDHPVAAWADGTIEFALPPFQDAEELEAQYAGTFEWIADGFDEVDSVKGTPTTSYSAVVESVVQGHTELANLSPVIYAMARDEGIHPLAINWSHGSDAYHTYVATRAETDVERLADLEGKTVAMVDPLSTSGGLFPRYMLSEAGLDAGDIDTEPADFDIEWSFGHDASLQALENGHVDAAAYGDFQHPDDDAIVKLAESDPIPFDPIVAEPDTPETVRERVTERLLETPDEALEDHRVDRYGPVEPGTYDPVRDVAEELGIEIADLEEEDEED; encoded by the coding sequence GTGAACCGACGGACGTATCTCGGAACCGTCGCCGGGGCCGCGACCGCCGTTGTCGGCGGTTGTCTCGGCGGCGAGAGTATCGACGGTGACGACCACCCGGTCGCCGCGTGGGCGGACGGGACGATCGAGTTCGCCCTCCCGCCGTTTCAGGACGCGGAGGAACTCGAAGCTCAGTACGCCGGCACGTTCGAATGGATCGCGGACGGGTTCGACGAAGTCGATTCGGTCAAGGGGACGCCGACGACCAGTTACAGCGCGGTCGTCGAGAGCGTCGTGCAGGGCCACACGGAGCTGGCGAACCTCTCGCCGGTCATCTATGCCATGGCCCGGGACGAGGGGATCCACCCGCTGGCGATCAACTGGTCCCACGGCAGCGACGCGTACCACACGTACGTCGCCACGCGGGCTGAAACCGACGTGGAACGCCTCGCTGATCTCGAGGGGAAGACCGTGGCGATGGTCGACCCGCTGAGTACGAGCGGCGGGCTGTTCCCGCGGTACATGCTCTCGGAGGCGGGTCTCGACGCCGGCGATATCGATACCGAACCGGCGGACTTCGATATCGAGTGGTCGTTCGGTCACGACGCGTCGCTTCAGGCCCTCGAGAACGGCCACGTCGACGCTGCCGCCTACGGCGACTTCCAGCATCCGGACGACGACGCGATCGTCAAGCTCGCCGAGAGCGATCCGATCCCGTTCGACCCGATCGTCGCGGAGCCCGACACTCCGGAGACGGTCCGCGAGCGGGTGACCGAGCGATTACTCGAGACCCCGGACGAGGCCCTCGAAGACCATCGGGTCGACAGGTACGGACCCGTCGAGCCCGGCACCTACGATCCCGTGAGGGACGTCGCCGAGGAACTCGGCATCGAAATCGCCGATCTGGAGGAAGAAGACGAGGAGGACTAG
- a CDS encoding phosphonate ABC transporter ATP-binding protein, producing MLSVTGLEKRYGNEVAVDGVDVTLSPGELTVLIGRSGAGKTTLLRCLDGLTDPDSGTVRLRGERPAPTDVALVFQAGALIDRKSALENVLDGGLGREPAWRELLGWHAPAAKRAAIERLHAVGLDGYAARRVGALSGGQRQRVGIARALQQEPAVLLADEPVAALDPATGRSVLERLAAVVRRRDLVGVVSLHQPRLADGVADRYLGLADGRLVLDAAAEEVDDARIEAVYDG from the coding sequence ATGCTCAGCGTAACCGGCCTCGAGAAACGCTACGGCAACGAGGTCGCGGTCGACGGCGTCGACGTGACCCTCTCGCCGGGCGAACTGACGGTCCTGATCGGCCGCTCGGGAGCCGGCAAGACGACGCTGCTTCGCTGTCTGGACGGGCTCACGGACCCCGACTCGGGCACCGTCCGGCTGAGGGGCGAGCGACCGGCCCCGACCGACGTCGCGCTCGTCTTCCAAGCGGGAGCACTGATCGATCGCAAGTCCGCGCTCGAGAACGTTCTCGACGGCGGTCTCGGTCGGGAGCCCGCGTGGCGGGAGCTGCTCGGCTGGCACGCCCCGGCCGCGAAGCGGGCGGCGATCGAACGGCTCCACGCCGTCGGATTGGACGGCTACGCGGCCCGGCGCGTCGGAGCGCTCTCGGGCGGCCAGCGCCAGCGCGTCGGCATCGCCCGCGCGCTTCAGCAAGAACCCGCGGTGTTGCTCGCCGACGAGCCGGTCGCCGCTCTGGACCCCGCGACGGGCCGCTCGGTCCTCGAGCGTCTCGCAGCGGTCGTCCGCCGGCGGGATCTCGTCGGCGTCGTCAGTCTCCACCAGCCCCGGCTGGCCGACGGCGTCGCCGACCGGTATCTCGGCCTCGCCGACGGCCGCCTCGTCCTCGACGCCGCGGCCGAAGAGGTCGACGACGCCCGAATCGAGGCGGTGTACGATGGCTGA
- a CDS encoding thiamine-phosphate synthase family protein, which yields MSLVLPSELVVDRFLPTVRAMLAARLADRGLTQREIAAELGVTQAAVSKYVAGEGGGDDRFRDDPETVATVDRIADGLASGEMDGYDALSELLSLVRSLEDRGPICELHEEEMPALRGLGCDLCVRGLDPDVRAERDVLANVRTAARTLASVPGMVDAVPNVGTNVGMSLPDPADETDIAAIPGRIYAMGGRIEIPANPEFGASKHVATAVLAANDTDPDIRAAINVATHDGLLAAAREQGIDPLEFDADYEDRGEHLGDRFADRGAVPAVAYHRGAFGIEPVTYVFGATAVEAAELVGELLAARSTSAAGGSA from the coding sequence ATGTCGCTGGTCTTGCCGAGCGAACTCGTCGTCGACCGGTTCCTGCCGACGGTCCGGGCGATGCTGGCCGCCCGACTCGCGGATCGCGGGCTGACCCAGCGGGAGATCGCCGCCGAACTCGGCGTCACGCAAGCCGCAGTCAGCAAGTACGTCGCCGGCGAGGGCGGCGGCGACGACCGCTTTCGCGACGATCCCGAGACGGTCGCGACCGTCGACCGGATCGCGGACGGCCTCGCAAGCGGCGAGATGGACGGCTACGACGCCCTGTCCGAACTGCTCTCGCTCGTCCGCAGTCTCGAGGACCGCGGGCCGATCTGTGAACTCCACGAGGAGGAGATGCCCGCGTTACGGGGGCTGGGCTGTGACCTCTGTGTCCGGGGCCTCGATCCCGACGTGCGCGCCGAGCGGGACGTCCTCGCGAACGTCCGGACGGCGGCACGGACCCTCGCGTCGGTCCCCGGGATGGTTGATGCCGTCCCGAACGTCGGGACCAACGTCGGGATGTCGCTTCCCGATCCCGCCGACGAGACCGACATCGCCGCCATCCCCGGCCGAATCTACGCCATGGGCGGCCGGATCGAGATCCCCGCCAACCCCGAGTTCGGCGCGTCGAAACACGTCGCAACGGCCGTCCTCGCCGCCAACGACACCGACCCCGATATCCGGGCGGCGATCAACGTCGCTACCCACGACGGCCTGCTCGCTGCGGCTCGAGAGCAGGGGATCGACCCCCTCGAGTTCGATGCCGACTACGAGGACCGCGGTGAGCATCTCGGCGACCGGTTCGCGGACCGCGGTGCCGTCCCCGCCGTCGCCTACCACCGGGGCGCGTTCGGAATCGAACCGGTGACCTACGTCTTCGGGGCAACGGCCGTCGAGGCTGCCGAACTGGTCGGGGAGTTGCTCGCGGCCCGGTCCACGTCGGCGGCCGGCGGTTCCGCCTAA
- a CDS encoding 30S ribosomal protein S13 gives MSAEEPQEQEDDEDLRYFVRIGQTDLDGTKSVERSLTEMNGIGHRTARLIAEEAGVDRTDTFGRLDEDVIDEVVELVENYAEEVPDWLNNRQDDFYSGETTHEIGNDLQLTRQHDINRMKMIDSYKGTRHKRGQKVRGQRTKSTGRTEGTIGVNVEEIREEQAEEAAAEEEDEGE, from the coding sequence ATGAGCGCGGAAGAACCTCAAGAGCAAGAAGACGACGAAGATCTCCGCTACTTCGTCCGCATCGGGCAAACCGACCTCGATGGGACGAAGTCCGTCGAGCGCTCGCTCACGGAGATGAACGGGATCGGTCACCGGACCGCCCGGCTCATCGCCGAGGAAGCGGGCGTCGACCGAACGGACACGTTCGGTCGACTCGACGAAGACGTGATCGACGAGGTCGTCGAACTCGTAGAGAACTACGCCGAGGAAGTCCCCGACTGGCTCAACAACCGTCAGGACGACTTCTACTCCGGCGAGACGACCCACGAGATCGGCAACGACCTCCAGCTGACGCGTCAGCACGACATCAACCGGATGAAGATGATCGACTCCTACAAGGGCACGCGCCACAAGCGCGGCCAGAAGGTCCGCGGTCAGCGAACCAAGTCCACCGGCCGAACGGAGGGCACCATCGGAGTCAACGTCGAAGAGATCCGCGAAGAACAGGCCGAGGAGGCCGCCGCCGAAGAAGAGGATGAGGGCGAATAA
- the rpsB gene encoding 30S ribosomal protein S2: MTENDATQEGLDAAEEDIDEEPAEGAGPAAEEDVEPVDEQPADAEGTPAADADKADDAEEDAGPTLDDDVMSDEEADLLIPVEDYLGAGVHIGTQQKTEDMDRFIHRVRTDGLYVLDVSKTDGRIRTAADFLANYDPEQILVTSSRQYGRFPAEKFAEAVGARARTGRFIPGTLTNPKYDGYIEPDVLVVTDPIGDAQAVKEAITVGIPVIAMCDSNNQVSNVDLVVPTNNKGRKALSVVYWLLANEVLDRRGAEPSYSLEDFESGV; this comes from the coding sequence ATGACAGAAAACGACGCAACCCAAGAAGGGCTCGACGCCGCCGAGGAGGACATCGACGAGGAGCCAGCCGAAGGGGCTGGCCCCGCCGCCGAGGAGGACGTCGAGCCAGTAGACGAACAGCCCGCCGACGCCGAGGGAACGCCCGCGGCCGACGCCGACAAAGCCGACGACGCCGAGGAAGACGCCGGACCGACCCTCGACGACGACGTCATGTCCGACGAGGAGGCGGACCTGCTGATCCCCGTCGAGGACTACCTCGGCGCGGGGGTCCACATCGGGACCCAGCAAAAGACCGAGGACATGGACCGGTTCATCCACCGCGTCCGGACCGACGGTCTCTACGTGCTGGACGTCTCGAAGACCGACGGCCGCATCCGCACGGCCGCGGACTTCCTCGCGAACTACGACCCCGAACAGATCCTGGTCACCTCGAGTCGCCAGTACGGTCGCTTCCCGGCGGAGAAGTTCGCCGAGGCCGTCGGCGCTCGCGCCCGTACCGGCCGCTTCATCCCGGGCACGCTGACCAACCCCAAGTACGACGGCTACATCGAGCCGGACGTGCTGGTCGTCACCGACCCGATCGGCGACGCCCAGGCCGTCAAGGAGGCCATCACGGTCGGCATCCCGGTCATCGCGATGTGTGACTCGAACAACCAGGTCAGCAACGTCGACCTGGTCGTCCCGACGAACAACAAGGGTCGCAAGGCCCTCTCGGTCGTCTACTGGCTGCTCGCCAACGAGGTTCTCGATCGACGCGGTGCCGAGCCGTCCTACTCGCTCGAGGACTTCGAAAGCGGCGTCTGA
- a CDS encoding DNA-directed RNA polymerase subunit K — protein MQQQHNRYEKARILGARALQVSYGAPVLIETEQTQPILIAAEEYDAGVLPFTVKRGYDRK, from the coding sequence ATGCAACAACAACACAACCGCTACGAGAAGGCACGCATCCTCGGCGCGCGAGCGCTGCAGGTCTCCTACGGCGCGCCGGTGTTGATCGAGACGGAGCAGACCCAACCGATCCTCATCGCCGCCGAGGAGTACGACGCCGGCGTGTTGCCCTTTACCGTCAAGCGGGGGTACGACCGGAAATGA
- a CDS encoding DNA-directed RNA polymerase subunit D, translating into MTAEYDVEFVEREDREARFLVRGVTPGFANGIRRAMIADVPTMAIDTVRFVENSSVMFDEQLALRMGLVPLTTPPVGEFAEDDTVTLSIDVEGPDTAYSGDLVSEDDLVQPADENVPIIDLKDGQRLEAEADAVIDRGKDHAKHQGGVAVGYRHLQRVEVEGDLPEFEDEERRIIRGVIEDDGELVPTSEFDHDLSNRYPGKEVRVEDVPEAFVFHVETDGSFSIEELVTRAADTLEARATELEDAVQL; encoded by the coding sequence ATGACTGCTGAGTACGACGTCGAGTTCGTCGAACGCGAGGATCGTGAAGCACGATTCCTCGTTCGCGGCGTGACACCCGGGTTCGCAAACGGCATCCGCCGAGCGATGATCGCCGACGTGCCGACGATGGCGATCGATACCGTCCGGTTCGTCGAGAACTCGTCGGTCATGTTCGACGAGCAACTCGCCCTGCGAATGGGGCTCGTCCCGCTGACGACGCCGCCGGTCGGCGAGTTCGCCGAGGACGACACCGTCACGCTCTCGATCGACGTCGAAGGGCCGGACACCGCCTACTCCGGCGACCTCGTCTCCGAGGACGACCTCGTCCAACCCGCCGACGAGAACGTCCCGATCATCGATCTCAAGGACGGCCAGCGCCTCGAGGCCGAGGCCGACGCCGTCATCGACCGCGGGAAAGACCACGCCAAACACCAGGGCGGGGTCGCGGTCGGCTACCGACACCTCCAGCGCGTGGAGGTCGAGGGTGACCTACCGGAGTTCGAGGACGAAGAGCGCCGGATCATTCGCGGCGTCATCGAGGACGACGGCGAACTCGTGCCGACAAGCGAGTTCGATCACGATCTCTCGAACCGATACCCGGGCAAGGAAGTCCGCGTCGAGGACGTGCCCGAAGCGTTCGTCTTCCACGTGGAGACGGACGGCTCCTTCAGCATCGAAGAGCTCGTGACTCGAGCAGCGGACACGCTCGAGGCACGCGCGACCGAACTCGAAGACGCAGTACAGCTATAG
- a CDS encoding 30S ribosomal protein S9 — protein sequence MVTNTSGKKKTAVARATVRDGEGRVRINSQPVELVEPETSRLKMLEPFRIVGEDLRGEMDIDVDVEGGGISGQADAVRTAIARGIVQHTNDAELRDAFMEFDRSLLVNDVRQSEPKKWGGPGARARYQKSYR from the coding sequence ATGGTAACCAACACGAGTGGCAAGAAAAAGACGGCCGTCGCCCGCGCCACGGTGCGCGACGGCGAGGGTCGCGTTCGAATCAATTCCCAGCCGGTCGAGCTGGTCGAACCGGAGACGTCCCGGCTCAAGATGCTCGAACCGTTCCGCATCGTCGGCGAGGACCTCCGCGGCGAGATGGACATCGACGTCGACGTCGAGGGCGGCGGCATCAGCGGACAGGCAGACGCCGTCCGCACCGCCATCGCACGCGGGATCGTCCAGCACACCAACGACGCCGAACTCCGCGACGCGTTCATGGAGTTCGACCGCTCGCTGCTGGTCAACGACGTTCGCCAGTCCGAACCGAAAAAGTGGGGCGGCCCGGGCGCTCGGGCGCGCTACCAGAAGTCCTACCGCTGA